One genomic region from Yersinia canariae encodes:
- a CDS encoding YfiM family lipoprotein, with amino-acid sequence MWCSPYLRPFIIAPILFASSACTHMANDSWTGKDKAQHFFASAALAAAGTAYGEHQNWSDARSRNFGLLFSIGIGAGKELYDSRQGGTGWSWKDFAWDVAGAVTGYSLYQAVN; translated from the coding sequence ATGTGGTGCTCACCTTATCTTCGCCCTTTCATTATTGCCCCGATACTTTTCGCCAGTTCTGCATGTACCCATATGGCCAATGACAGTTGGACGGGGAAGGACAAAGCACAACATTTCTTTGCCTCTGCTGCATTAGCGGCTGCGGGCACAGCTTATGGTGAACATCAAAATTGGTCAGATGCCAGAAGCCGCAATTTTGGTTTGCTGTTTTCGATAGGCATTGGTGCAGGTAAGGAACTGTATGACAGCCGCCAAGGTGGTACTGGCTGGAGTTGGAAAGACTTTGCCTGGGATGTTGCTGGCGCAGTCACCGGCTATAGTCTCTACCAGGCAGTCAACTGA
- the pssA gene encoding CDP-diacylglycerol--serine O-phosphatidyltransferase — MSKFKRSKHQQHLAQLPKLPQSVDDVQTLYCPKVFRSTLLELIGQASKRIYLVALYLEQDDAGRDVMNALYQAKQRHPELEICVLVDWHRAQRGRIGAAAVNTNADWYCEMADKHPDVCVPVYGVPVNTREALGVLHLKGFVIDDTVIYSGASINDVYLYQNDKYRYDRYQLITNPSLANIMVDYVKQRVLSAGAVQRLDRTDRPTNPEIKNETRQFRSSLRDIGYQFPAQAGNDELAVTPLVGLGKKSQLNKTIHHLMASADERLTICTPYFNLPALLVRNIIYLLREGKQVEIIVGDKTANDFYIPEDQPFKIIGALPYLYEINLRRFLSRLQRFVDNGQLIVRLWKDGDNTYHLKGMWVDNNWQLITGNNLNPRAWRLDLENAILIHDPKHEMHEQRAKELECIRTHTKVVSHYLDLENIQQYPVKVRKLIRRLRRIRIDRLISRIL, encoded by the coding sequence TTGTCAAAATTCAAACGTAGCAAACATCAACAACACCTTGCACAACTGCCCAAACTCCCCCAGTCAGTTGATGATGTCCAAACGCTTTATTGCCCCAAGGTTTTCCGCTCCACTCTGCTGGAATTAATAGGCCAGGCGAGCAAACGCATCTATCTGGTGGCGCTTTACCTTGAGCAGGATGATGCAGGCCGTGATGTGATGAATGCCCTCTATCAGGCCAAACAGCGGCATCCTGAGCTGGAAATTTGTGTGCTGGTCGACTGGCATCGCGCCCAACGTGGCCGCATCGGAGCCGCAGCAGTCAATACTAATGCAGATTGGTATTGTGAGATGGCGGACAAGCATCCGGACGTCTGTGTTCCGGTTTATGGTGTTCCGGTTAATACCCGCGAAGCCTTGGGTGTATTGCATCTGAAGGGTTTTGTCATTGATGATACCGTCATTTACAGTGGTGCCAGCATCAATGATGTCTATCTTTATCAAAATGATAAGTATCGTTATGATCGCTACCAATTAATCACAAATCCATCATTAGCCAATATTATGGTTGATTATGTGAAGCAACGGGTGCTGAGTGCCGGTGCTGTACAGCGCCTCGATCGCACGGATCGGCCAACCAATCCCGAGATCAAAAATGAAACCCGCCAATTTCGCTCATCACTGCGAGATATTGGTTATCAATTTCCAGCCCAAGCTGGTAATGATGAATTAGCAGTAACGCCATTGGTTGGGCTAGGTAAAAAAAGCCAACTCAACAAAACAATTCATCATTTAATGGCTTCCGCTGATGAACGCCTCACTATCTGTACGCCCTATTTTAACCTGCCGGCATTATTAGTCCGCAATATCATTTATCTGCTGCGCGAAGGTAAACAGGTTGAGATTATTGTTGGCGATAAAACCGCAAACGACTTTTATATTCCAGAAGATCAACCATTTAAAATTATCGGTGCGTTGCCATACTTATACGAAATCAATTTGCGCCGCTTCCTTAGCCGCTTACAGCGCTTTGTGGATAACGGCCAACTGATTGTTCGTTTGTGGAAAGATGGCGACAATACCTATCATCTGAAAGGAATGTGGGTAGATAATAATTGGCAATTGATCACCGGCAATAACTTGAATCCGCGAGCATGGCGTCTGGACTTGGAAAATGCCATCTTGATCCACGATCCTAAGCATGAGATGCATGAGCAGCGCGCAAAAGAGCTGGAATGTATTCGTACTCATACTAAAGTTGTTTCACACTACCTTGATCTGGAGAATATTCAGCAATATCCAGTCAAAGTACGCAAACTGATCCGCCGCTTACGCAGAATCCGTATTGACCGGCTCATCAGCCGTATTCTGTAA
- a CDS encoding bifunctional acetate--CoA ligase family protein/GNAT family N-acetyltransferase yields MSQRGLEALLRPKSIAVIGASEKPERAGFLMMRNLLDGGFNGPILPVTPTHKAVCGVLAYTNIASLPITPDLAILCTHDRRNLSLLEDLGTRGCKAVIILSAAIEQFPELKACAQRHHMRLLGPNSLGLLAPWQGLNASFSPVPIKKGRLAFISQSAAVANTILDWAQQREVGFSYFIALGDSLDIDVDDLLDFLARDGKTSAIMLYIEHISDARRFLSASRSASRNKPILVVKSGRSQHAQQLLNGQQGLDAAYDAAIQRAGLLRVQDTHELFSAVETLSHMHPLRGERLLIVSNGAAPAAMALDELISRNGKLATLSDTTQSALSAVLPPFVSLRNPIDLRDDASAERYLAALKPLLDSTDYDALLLIHSPSAAAPGSKTAELLISAIRQHPRGKRITLLTNWCGEYSSQDARRLFTEAGIPTYRTPEGAITAFMHMVEYRRNQKQLKETPALPVDLTANTAHVHQLIRQALAEGATQLDTHEVQPILEAYGLNMLPTWIAGDSVEAVHIAERLGYPVAIKLRSPDIVHKSEVQGVMLYLRTAIEVQRAADDILDRVKRTYPQARIDGLLVQSMANRAGAQELRIAVEQDAIFGPLIMLGEGGIEWHHETQAAVALPPLNMALARYLIIQAVKGGKIRSWGSLQPLDIPGLSRLLVQVSNLILDCPEISRLDIHPVLASGNEFTLLDVSMQLAPVTGDPQARLAIRPYPHELEQNVVLKDGSHCLFRPILPEDEPLLKLFINQVTKEDLYYRYFSEINEFSHDDLANMTQIDYDREMAFVAVRQNAIGPEIIGVTRALSDPDNIDAEFAVLVRSDLKGLGLGRELLEKMIQYTRSHGLTRLTAVTMPNNRGMIGLAKKLGFSIDVQMEDGIVNLELTL; encoded by the coding sequence ATGAGCCAACGTGGATTAGAAGCACTGTTACGCCCGAAGTCGATTGCCGTTATTGGTGCTTCTGAAAAGCCTGAACGGGCTGGTTTCCTGATGATGCGTAATTTGCTCGATGGCGGCTTCAATGGCCCCATTTTGCCCGTCACCCCGACCCATAAAGCTGTTTGCGGTGTATTGGCTTATACCAATATCGCCTCTCTGCCCATAACGCCTGACTTGGCTATTTTGTGTACCCATGACCGGCGTAACCTCTCATTGCTGGAAGATTTGGGCACTCGTGGCTGTAAGGCGGTGATTATCTTGTCGGCAGCAATCGAGCAATTCCCAGAATTGAAAGCTTGCGCGCAGCGCCATCACATGCGCTTGCTTGGCCCAAATAGCTTGGGCTTGCTGGCTCCGTGGCAAGGATTAAATGCCAGTTTTTCGCCAGTGCCTATCAAAAAAGGCCGGCTGGCATTTATCTCCCAATCAGCAGCCGTGGCTAACACTATTTTGGACTGGGCGCAGCAGCGAGAAGTTGGCTTCTCTTACTTTATTGCGCTGGGTGATAGCTTGGATATTGATGTCGATGACTTACTCGACTTCCTGGCCAGAGACGGTAAAACCAGCGCTATTATGCTGTATATTGAGCATATCAGTGATGCGCGCCGTTTTTTATCCGCCTCACGCAGTGCTTCACGGAACAAACCGATTCTGGTGGTCAAAAGTGGCCGCAGCCAACACGCCCAACAATTACTCAATGGTCAGCAAGGGTTAGATGCTGCCTATGATGCTGCTATTCAGCGAGCGGGCTTATTGCGGGTTCAGGATACTCACGAGCTATTTTCGGCAGTCGAAACGCTAAGCCATATGCACCCATTGCGTGGAGAGCGCTTGCTGATTGTCAGTAATGGCGCAGCGCCAGCTGCTATGGCGCTGGATGAACTGATTAGCCGGAATGGCAAACTGGCGACGCTGTCTGATACCACCCAATCCGCGCTGAGTGCCGTGCTGCCGCCTTTTGTTTCCTTACGCAACCCAATAGACCTGCGGGATGATGCCAGCGCTGAGCGCTATTTAGCGGCGCTTAAACCTTTATTAGACAGCACTGACTATGACGCACTCCTGCTTATCCACTCACCGAGTGCCGCTGCGCCGGGCAGTAAAACTGCAGAGTTACTGATATCCGCTATCCGCCAACATCCCCGTGGCAAGCGCATTACCTTACTGACAAACTGGTGTGGTGAATATTCATCACAAGATGCCCGCCGTTTGTTCACCGAAGCAGGGATTCCGACCTATCGCACACCAGAAGGTGCAATCACCGCTTTTATGCACATGGTGGAATACCGCCGCAACCAAAAACAGCTGAAAGAAACACCGGCATTGCCAGTTGACCTCACCGCCAATACTGCCCATGTACATCAGTTGATCCGCCAGGCACTGGCAGAGGGCGCAACCCAACTCGATACCCATGAAGTCCAGCCGATCCTTGAGGCCTATGGCCTCAATATGCTACCAACCTGGATTGCTGGTGATAGTGTTGAAGCCGTGCATATCGCCGAACGGCTGGGGTATCCGGTCGCTATCAAGCTGCGTTCGCCCGATATTGTGCACAAATCTGAAGTTCAAGGAGTGATGCTGTATCTGCGCACCGCAATTGAGGTGCAGCGGGCTGCTGATGATATCCTTGATAGGGTTAAACGGACTTATCCTCAAGCCCGCATCGACGGCTTATTGGTACAAAGTATGGCGAACCGCGCCGGTGCGCAGGAGTTGCGAATTGCGGTGGAGCAAGATGCTATTTTCGGCCCACTGATTATGTTAGGGGAAGGTGGTATTGAGTGGCACCATGAAACACAAGCCGCTGTTGCATTGCCGCCATTGAATATGGCGCTGGCCCGCTATCTGATAATCCAGGCAGTTAAAGGTGGGAAAATCCGCAGCTGGGGGTCACTGCAACCATTGGACATCCCAGGGCTAAGCCGCTTGCTGGTACAGGTCTCTAACCTGATTCTTGATTGCCCGGAAATATCGCGTTTAGATATTCACCCGGTGCTTGCTTCCGGCAATGAATTCACACTGTTGGATGTATCAATGCAGTTAGCCCCCGTCACTGGCGACCCACAGGCACGGCTGGCTATTCGCCCTTATCCACACGAGCTAGAACAAAATGTGGTACTAAAAGACGGCTCTCATTGCCTGTTCCGCCCTATTTTGCCGGAAGATGAGCCGCTGCTAAAATTGTTTATTAATCAAGTCACTAAAGAAGATCTCTACTATCGCTACTTCAGCGAAATCAACGAATTCAGTCACGATGATTTGGCGAATATGACACAAATTGACTATGATCGGGAAATGGCCTTTGTTGCTGTGCGCCAAAATGCGATAGGCCCCGAAATCATTGGTGTTACGCGTGCGCTGTCCGACCCTGATAATATCGACGCAGAGTTTGCCGTATTGGTGCGTTCGGATCTAAAAGGGCTGGGGCTGGGACGGGAGCTACTGGAGAAGATGATCCAGTACACCCGTAGCCATGGGTTAACACGACTGACGGCGGTCACCATGCCCAATAACCGCGGCATGATAGGTTTGGCGAAAAAGCTGGGTTTTAGCATTGATGTGCAGATGGAAGATGGCATCGTTAATCTTGAGCTGACACTTTGA